In Pygocentrus nattereri isolate fPygNat1 chromosome 3, fPygNat1.pri, whole genome shotgun sequence, the DNA window GTTacttcaggaccaggattgtGCACCACTGACCAAAgcatcacatttttttcaatCAAATAACACCAGAATATCATATCTGCCACTTATAATCACTGTCAGAAAAACATGAACTTattgtatgttaatgtaaaaaggtTTAACTCCATTTTATTTGACcatttgaatcattttctatggtccaatcatcataaaAGGTTCACACATGATCAAAggtgttaaaaaaaagtttgattttctGTATTCAGTATTCTGTACCTCAATGGTCACCAACCCTGATCCTGGAGATCAACCTGACATATCTATTCcattaacttcttcagaagtccttgattggcGTAGTcagatgcatttacatttatggcatttggcagacgctcttatccagagtgacttaccatttgattattttacgcaggtaggccaaggtggtgttaggagtcttgcccaaggactcttattggtatagtgtagggtgcttgccctggtgggggttGAACCCCGGTCTAcaatgtagaaggcagaggtgttaaccactacaccataccaaccaCGTATTATGTGTTAGATGCAGGTTAGAACAAAATTCTCAAGGAACGAAGGTGGAGTATTGACGACTACTGGTGTAACCTACACAATAAAGCCTGAATTGTTTAATAAATATAGATAAATATGTAGTGTCGATCAGTGTCTTAGGAATGCCTCAAATGTGGGAATGACTTATAAACTGTACAATATTTATCTGAGATACATTTGTATTTAGTGATCTAGTTTTGCTGCATGATTTGGTACATTGACTGCATCACAGCCTCAACTGTTTAATACATCTGACACCATGCTTCTATATTCCTACAGCATTGTTCTTTGTGTAAACTGTAATCTAAAATGAGAATATCATACTGCAGTATGCAAAAATAACTCCTTATTCTAGGCAGAGAATGTCATAAGTCCGACTCTGCTCCCAAAGAAATTTAATTCATGGCTGGCCCTAACTATTGGCATCTGATCCTAATTATCTCTGTGAATGGCTAGTGCTCATTAATCTGTCACACCCAATTATTGCTCATTTAATGACACTGCAAAACTGAAGAGCAGGGATAGAAGCCtggggctgtattacagaaatgtCTCAACTCCAATATCATATCTTATCTGTTTAGTTACCTTAACGGCTTCAGTTAGGATGGAATTTAGGAAAGTATCTATTACGGAATAACATAATCTTATCCTAATTCCACATAAGAAAACAAACTAACTAAGTATTACAGGAGCATCCTAACTAACCTCATTTTCCTAATTTCTCTGTTAACTTTAAGACCACCCCAGTGGTTTTCACTGCccgtttctattgtttttaggtAACTGACAGGCAGTATAGTTCACCACTACCTTAATTAAGCTACCATTTCAACTGTGAgacgtttttcttttctaactctgcttagataaaatattacagtcatgGTGGTGATTGACGTTTATTCAAATGGCCGTGTTTAATGTAGAACTTTCATGTGCACCAGTGTGAGCTTAGCCCTGAcatattattagaaacacaatgAGGGctctagcagaaattagcataaCTAATGTAGTTGTTTTTTCTTGCTTATTGATCAAGGTTTCACATTTATGGACCAAACACATGatgttttaacataaaatatacagtatacactGTGTACTTCACTGTCTAGTGGCTATGTAGTAGTCTACATCCAACAAGTATGTGTGTTTAGGTAGGTTAGTTCAGTGAAACAATAGCTTCTTTCTAAAtagagtaaaagtacaaaggtATCAGgccaaaaagtacttaagtaatGAGTTATCTGTATCAGTACTGGAACTAAAGTTTGTTACTCAAAAAAGTAATTCATTACAAGTTACTAATTACTTTTCTCAAAAAATGTACTGGCAATAAATTACTCattattatttgtaaaaataatcTTGTTACTCATTACGTCTGAGTTAACCTGTATAGTGGAAGCTATAATATAGTGGTAGACAATGTTGAGTGTTTCAAGCATTTCCTTAAACTATAAGATAAATATACTTATTTAGactaaatataattattaagtACAAAAGTctataaatatgttaaattatcTTTTAATATGCTTTCAACATTCTCAAAATGagagatattagatatattatCTAGATTTAAgatttcagtttctttttttgcacTATAGACAGCTGCACTACTCAGCCCAGAACCTCAGCTAATTTATAGATGTGTATTCAGGGGCCCCATTCCTGTCTACTGTATAGAGCCGCATAATCACCAAATCCATCTCTGAATGTAACCATTTACTACCAATCTCTGTGCCTCAGTTATAGCTGGTGGTAACATTACAAGCTCAATTGATTTTGATGTTTAGCTGCATATAACAAATGGTCCAACACAAGTAACGTcacatacaaatacagtaaTTGAAGGACAGTGATATCTAACTTGCATTTGAAAATTTTCTGTTGGGTCTACGTCTGGCATTCTGTGGCTGCACCACACTTCATTTTTTGGTGGTTTTATTTATCTGGGCAGCACCAGTATTCTGTGTTGTGCTGCATTACCTAGTGTGAATATACTTCAAAAGTAAAATGCTACTCAAAATACTCAATTTTAGACACAGGGTTTGTATTAGTTTCACTGTATTCCCACCGGTAACTGCTGTATCAATTTCACTACCATTCCACTGACCTTAGATTGCATCGCAAACACACTAAGTGCAAAGGACACCAAGGCAGTAGCCCCGACTGCCCACAGCACTGCTTCCGCATCGTAGAACCTGAAAACAAACAGGCGGTCTTCAGTACTCTCAGTAATGCAAATGCAGGGGTACCAATAACTCTTGGATACatttctttcatctttgaaaaatTTTACTTCCTCTGACAAATAAAGTCTCAAAGAGCCTAACATTTGTAGAACTATATATATAGCAAAGTCTTGAGTAGACACAGTTAATGCTGACATAGGAACAATGAATGTCTAGATAAGTACTGTAGTAGAATTACAATTGCTATATTTTAAAGGGGCATTTAAAGTGGCACTTTAATAGCATTACCCTATCTATAATAAACATGTCAACTTGCCTCCTACATTGTTTCCATAAAAACCTCTACAGTGAGACTGTCTGGTTTAAAGAGTaggaaaacccccttctgatgaagtatcttgaaggtgggaagaacttttgaaaattaaaaagtaaGGCCCTTGGGAAGGATACTTGTGGGTGGGCTGCCAGATAGCTAATGTATTTGTATAattcagcatttaaacacttGCCATAGGCCTTAAATTTTCCTaaagcatgctgggtattgcagTGAGAGAtagatgaaaacacaaaaagaatacaaaattgtgaattctgtcaaattgATGAGGCTAAGCTGGACTACAGGATATTACGTTACATggcaaataaaattaaatgctagttttaggctagAATGTCCTTTGAAACAGTCTAATAAATtgtaaataattgtttttaGTCAAAAAGTTAAGCTGAAAAAGGCCACATTGTTGGCTCATTGTAGGGTAACAGACAGTTTTGTGTTAAAATCTCAATATCAGGCAACATTCCAGGTTTGCTTACTCACACTGTAACTGATCCAAGCAGAAGACCCTCTGTAATGGTCTGTAGGGCATAAGACTGGTTAGAAAACACAAGATACTGAATGCAATCACTGTGCTCTCAGTGCAATCTGTTGAAGTTCAACTGTACTTACAAACAGCAGTAGGAAAATGAAGTTCAACGGAACCTTCCGACGTATGTCACCACAGCAAGAAAGCACAATGATGAGAACTATTGTCACCGCCCTTTGTGAGGAAATCACACACAGCTTTAGAAATTCAACTACACTCACTGCTCACTGACCACTGTATCAGAACACCTCCCTCACCATAGCTCCACCATGCAGGTGTGCAATTAGGGCGTTCTTCCACttaacattcaaaaacaagatGCCTCAATCATGTTTCCTCAAGTTCTCTATGAGCAGAACTTGCCGAGCTATTACTGCTTTCATTTACTGCTTGCTATGATATTTGATTTGTCACATTCAAACTGGGcttaatgtattaaaattataatattataatctATTATAAATTCTGTAAcgttggggagcgatgatgaggcgcaCTCACGCgctgagagaagtgagatttattaggtacaaatccagagtcagggtcaagacagtccagggtcacagagccaacacggagaaaaggagggacagacataatgtaaagggaCACAGGATCAACAAACAACAGAGGCCAGAATAACAAATACCAAGCAATTCAAACATTACAAAgaatacacttcaaacaaagaccagcaagagaCTAGGGAATACACAGACTTAAATACAGGGACAGGTaacgagacacaggtggttaacaagagggtaacaggtgaaaacaatcaagggcagggtctggaaacaagggggcaggaccgggaaggaatcaaaacaaaagcacatggaccagaccaaacccaaaacaaaagcacaaggatgactaggaggggccaatcgtgacaattcTTGCTGATGTACATTTATTACTCTGAATTCTCTGAATGCTTGCATGACAAAGTTTGCTTATTCAGCTAATTTTTTCAATGAGGCTAGTTTAGCCTAGAAAAAAGTTCCTTGCTGTTCTCTGTATTACCTTTGGTGAAGTCAAGACTGTAACCCTTTGGTGTCCTTTTATATGTTTACCAAACGTGTCATATAATGAGCTGAGGGAACGCAGATCTCTGAGAACATAGGGCCTTTGGAACACATGTATGCTCCCCTAACTTGCTTGCTAGTTAGTTCAACTTATAGGGTTCcatgcactgcactgcagatGCACTGCACTGCAAATTGTCTTTGGTTGATTACCCTTAGGTCTCAAACCAATTTTAGGCAGGTACCAATAATCAATGAACCTTCTGTTCTGGGCTGATAGCCgactgaaaaaaacacagtttcaGTTTTTTGTGCCAAAGATTCCAATACTTTGTCAGTAGAAAAACTATTTTTAGAGACTGTAGGTCATCCGTTAGTGTACAGTTTGACCAATGATATAAAGAGTGCAAGGTGGCTAACAGATGACAAGATATGAGCAGCGCTCTTTTGTCCTTTAACTGTACACCTGTATAGTGGAGCTTTAAGGTAGGTGGAGTTCAAAAAGTGCTCAATGTTTGTAGATACAAtttaggagtttctaataaagtgactggGTTTAAGATCACTTATGTTGCTTGACAAAGCATTTTAAAGGCATTACATCATTGTGTAGGTGAACCATGAGCTGCGTCTTGTCCAGGTTCTCAGGGTCTCCCTGTGAAGAGGATACAAAAATGACCTCATAACAGAAATGCTTTTGcaaattttaatgtttaaaggatgaaaataaaataccaGGGCCCAAATTCACAAAGCTTCTCAGAGCAGGAGTGCAGATCTAGGATCacattttaacttatttattatGAATTTACTGACAGAAACAGATTCCAGATCAGCTCTCTGATAACTTCAGCAACATGGGCACTGGTTAACCCCTTACAGCCTCAATTTTGAGTCCTCACTCTTACAACTACCCACATAATAGTTCCATAATAGTTAGTACGTAATGtatattacaaccccatttccaaaaaagttgggacgctgtgcagaatataaataaaaatagaatgcaatgttctgcaaatcatgtaaaccatatatttaaaggaaaatactacaaagacatcATATCAAGTGCTggaactgagaaatgttattgctttttgaaacatatatgctcattttgaatttaatgccaacaacacattccaaaaaagttgggacaggggttgtttaccactgtgtttcatcacctcttcttttaccaacattctgtaaatgtttgggaactgaggagacaaactgctgtagttttgcaAGAGAAATGTTTCCCGTTGTTGTTTGATATagtatttcagctgctcaacatttCGGGGTCtccttttaatttttatttcacaatGCGGCAAATAttatcagtgggtgacaggtctggactaaAGGTAGGACAGCTTAGcgcctggactcttttaataccaagccatgctgctgtaatacatgcattaCGTGGTTTGGcagtgtcttgctgaaataatcaaggcctgaaaaagatgtttggatggcagcatcTTGCCAAAACATCTACATATTGTTCAGTATTAATGTGCATGTCACAGATGCACATGTCactcatgccatgtgcactaatgcacccccataccatcatgaattctggcttttgaaatgtgcactcataacaagctgagtggtctttagcccagaggacagtgtccatgatttccaaaaagaatttcaaattttgattaattggactacaggacacttttctacttcaCCTCAGTACGCTTTGaaagagctcaggcccagagaatgcagtggtgtttctggatcctgtttatgtacagtttccTCTTTGCATtatagagttttaacttgcatttgtggatacaCTAAtgcacagacagtggttttcagaagtgtttctgagcccattcagtgatttccactacagaatcatgttattttttatatttttaaaattatttttatgcagtgccacctgaaggCCCAAAGGTCATGGCATGccaatactggttttcagccttgtctcttgcatacagagatttctcctgattctctgaatcttttgatgatattatgtaataatgatgatgaaaagcaaaagttctttgctattttatgtttagAAACTATTCTTTGATCGTGTAGTCTTTCACAGAAAGGTGagcccctccccatctttacttctcagcctctctgggatgctctttttatactaagtgatgttactgacctgctgccaatcaaccaccaggtgttcttttagcattgcacaactttaccagcatTTTGTTGCACCGATCCCAACTTTTATGACCGTGTTGttggcaacaaattcaaaatggccatatatttctcaaacaacaataaaagaagTTGTAAAGCATGATATTATCGGTTAATAGAAGCGGCCAAAAGTCTCTAATCtttgataaaatattacattcatGATTCTTGATCATTTAGGTTGACTTTCATAACGGAATGATAAGCCTCGGATTGAAGTTTGGTTGAAATTTGGTTGATATCAAAAGTCCACGCACAGAGAACTTTATGCCACATAACCACAAACCTCTCCCTGGTTCAATGTAATTATTTATACATGCTGAAATGATTAACCAGATATGTGACGATAAGATTGTTACTCACCAGTAGAGGAAGGCACAAATGATTCCAACTGTTATCAGTAACTGGACCATTAGAGTCAAGTACACCTTTCTCACAAAACCTGCGAATAGATATAAAAACTTTAGCCAACCACTGAGACTGAGAAAGGAATCTTCAATAAAGATTTGTAGTGGACCTGCATTACTGCTAATATCACCATCTTACTGAATTACGGTAGACTTTGTAAGCCCATTGATTATATTGTACATTAGTTCAAGTGATCACACACCTAACTGCATGTTAAAAAGGTAAAtcataaaaagatacaaaagcTTTCCCACAGCTTTAAAACTACAGGTTAAATGGAATTTTATGTGGCAAGAGATAAAACAGGGATCTTTGGAGCTATGCCATATAATAACCACTTTTGTTTCCCTGAAAAACTTTCAGTTTGAGTGGATTCAACTGAGTCCTTTAAAAAACTGCAACCACTAGAAGGTTCTTTGTGGTTCTTCAGTGGAAACGTTTATTGGTTCCAAGTGTATTTCATACAGATCAGCTAACCTCTTCGAATAGAAGCTTCTGAGAAGCAGTTAACATCCTCGAAAGTTTGGGTGTACTCCGGGGGAGCTCCATCCTGCATTTCAGTGTTGCTGGCCGGAGGGTTGACCACATCCTCAGTCTTGTTTCCTGCTCCAGGGGGGTTATGTGGAGGGTAAGAGGGGCTGTAAGGAGGAGGGAGCTGTTCACTGCTGGCCACTGCTGGTCCCTCCATGTACGTCTGTGGAAGTAAGAATTGTGGAGGGAAAGTTAATAGCACTTTGATAATGGGGTGTCGAGAGCGGTTTATGAAACCAAATAAGAGAAAATGAATTAggttatatataaaactaaaagCTAATAAGACataagacaaatacaaagtacATTAAAAAATGATCCCACTCTTCTTTTGAGATCCGTCTATCATCTTAACGAGACACAGTCTAATCTAAACGTTTTATGTTACTTTcttttacatatatgtatgaAGACTTTTAGCTTAATTGAACTCAGAGCACCCACCTTACCTCTTACTCTGGGCTCCACCGTGGGTCTATTTCCTGAAACGCTTCATGCAGGGCAAAGTCTACTCTTGACCACTCCGTTTCCAGGGAGACACCAGCTAAGCTATTGTATCCAATCAATATCTCTAACACTCACCTGATTAATTGTGACTGTACAGTGTCATTTGataaagtcactgtaaaacGGCTACAGGCTGTAATAACGAAATCATAACactaataaatgcatgaaacgtattaataaaacaacattaaacttcTTTGGGGGACTTTGTTTTGCAGGCTATTTCTGAGGTACTTTGACTTGTAGATTTGTGAACGTTTTGAAATTATCTGGAATTTTACACAAACTGCTTTGAGAATGTGATCCAACCTTCACGTAAGtcataatgataaataaaaatacagtctTATTTCAGCAGTAACCACACTGCATTACATTTCATCTAGTTAGGTTAGGGGTAGGTAACAAACATGGGATCCGACATGGCACAGAACTGCAGTTCAAAATGGTCTTGTTCAAACGCAAGTACAAGTTcaccctagacaggtcaccagtccatcacaggacagacagacagacatcacacattcacacacactcacacctaggggcaatttagcatgtccaattggcctgactgcatgtctttggactgtgggaggaaaccagagaaacaTAAATAGTatattagtaatattagttTGAAACATTACCACTAACAAAACAGCCTACGTAAAACATGCCAAATGAAATTATGTGTGTCATGACGTCAAGGTCTGCTTTAATCAGTGGTGCACGAAGTACATAAaccatgtgcttgagttaaagtagagatacccaaggtaaaatattactccagtaaaagtagaagtttctcCCTTTAGACccatttgagtaaaagtacaaaagtatttaccatcacatgtacttaagtatcgaagtaaaagtactaaaagattaattataactaatgtcctattatcattttttgtaacaagactcttaatttataaactcattttaggtgaaaatactccagtgttttaTAACACTGTGTTTTATACTCTTATAACAccaatattttaatagaatgGCATTAATTAGTCAGacacttgctttaaactcaggatcacaagaTCACAGAACTGCAGTTCAAAATGATCTTGTTCAAACACAAGTACAAGTTCAAGAAAATCACATTCTATTGTGTGAATTACGAATAagtactttaaaaatatatgttttctatttttttttatttaaaatatagtCAGTATTAGCGCGTTTAGCTCGTTAGCTATGTAGCTAGTATTGTAGCCGTAAACTTTACCTTTAACTTCATCCCTACGCCAGAGTTCTGACATTGAAACGAGGCAGTAAAATAGTCCTAGGTGAGTTACAGAGTTATATTAaagtcagtggtggacagtaactaagtaaatgtaattcgttactgtacttaagtagttttttcgtgtatctgtactttactgaagtttttccattttgggcgactttttacttccactccactacatttcaatgtcaaatatctgactttttactccgctacattttgagaaacctgtcattccttttggtttctgtgtgtataaaaacataacatcaaaacaaaggaaagcacaaagcaagaacaccaatcagggcacagcggtcactttgttttgagcttgtttttacCTGTTGGTCAAACCGACctagtgcagcacacggttcaacagtgcagcagcgtaaaagtttgggagagtctattcaacataaatgatgaactaacctaactttgtataaatagaccacaatgtagaaatatgtccacatatgccgTCGTAactgatgcatcttttttctgaatttatacaaacactttcattttatagtaaatttgtttttgctagtttgtgtttatgaacagagaccgacagatgcaatatagtaagGGAAACTtgtttgtgatcctgagtttaaagcaagtgtCTGACTAATTAATGCcattctattaaaatattggTGTTATAAGAGTATAAAACACAGTGTTAtaaaacactggagtattttcacctaaaatgagtttatAAATTAAGAGTATTGTTacaaaaaatgataataggacattagttataattaatcttttagtacttttacttcgatacttaagtacatgtgatggtaaatacttttgtacttttactcaaatggGTCTAAAGGgagaaacttctacttttactggagtaatattttaccttgggtatctctactttaactcaagcacatggtttatgtacttcgtccaccactgattaaAGCAGACCTTGACGTCATGACACACATAATTTCATTTGGCATGTTTTACGTAGGCTGTTTTGTTAGTGGTAATGTTTCAaactaatattactaatatACTATTTAtgtttctctggtttcctcccacagtccaaagacatgcagtcaggccaattggacatgctaaattgcccctaggtgtgagtgtgtgtgaatgtgtgatgtctgtctgtctgtcctgtgatggactggtgacctgtctagggtgtatcatgccttccacccagtgactgctgggatagacacATAACCgcccccccccaaaccccaaACCTATGCAGTAGCGTATAATTACACTTCAGGAAAAATCCAGTAGAGGGCGATAAGTGCTTATTCAGTAGGGGGAAAAAATCAGGATGGGTGCAAAGCAGTTTGGGTAGTTGGCTGCTCTTCAGGTCCAAATCACTGATTATTGGCTCTGTTGTAGGAACATTTGGTTCTAATATACATATTACACAAGTAGTAAGAATTTACCTCACATAACTAAAGGCCATAAATGCAACCCACCCCCAATTAAGTGAACAGTTACCGTGAAGAACTAATACTTCAGGGGGaacttctgcacaattaaatggttacgatataaacagtcattcagagtggtttggtgtgaaatgcttcgttttagagaaacttacaaagtcagaattgttcatagtggtggtgacaggaacaagacgtccacttctaaaagctccctcacagattGAATGTGTAATAacgttattacacaaaatggttattaaTATGCTACatatgttttatgatagtttgtgAAGTTTAGACCTAAAATGTCttgttaatccatttattttaatctgttcatggtggaggggtgaGACAAAATACTCCccagagaaaacttttttttttctttttttcaga includes these proteins:
- the zgc:110410 gene encoding protein lifeguard 1, encoding MEGPAVASSEQLPPPYSPSYPPHNPPGAGNKTEDVVNPPASNTEMQDGAPPEYTQTFEDVNCFSEASIRRGFVRKVYLTLMVQLLITVGIICAFLYWETLRTWTRRSSWFTYTMMAVTIVLIIVLSCCGDIRRKVPLNFIFLLLFTITEGLLLGSVTVFYDAEAVLWAVGATALVSFALSVFAMQSKWDFTAASGSIWVICWTLVSFGILCAIMRSQYLYIVYASLATLVFSIYLVMDTQLMLGGKHKYSIDPEEYIFAALNLYLDIITIFLLMLQLIGLSR